TGTGTTCTCAAAGTTTGCACCAACTCCTTCCATGGCAGTGTTGGACTTTTAAACCATGTTAGTGTCGGAACTTCTCTAGATGATATGTACATGAAAAATGAGGTTGTTAGTGATGTGAAGAGAGTTTTTTACGAAATGGGCCACCAGAATGTGTTGTCATGGACTTCCTTGCTTGCCGGATATTCGCAGAATTGTCAAATGCAATGTGAGGGGTATTGGCCTAATCAGTATACAATTTCTACCATGATTGCTGCCTTGGCCAATGAAGGTGAGATTAGCACAGGAATTCAAGTTCATGCCATGGTTATAAAGCATGGTTTTGAGACAGTGACGCATGTGTGTAATTCTCTTATTAATATGTATTCAAAGTCAAGGATGTTTAATGATGCTAAAGCTATCTTTGATGATTTGGAGAATAAGGATTCAGTTTCTTGGAATAGTATTATTGGAGGACATGTGACAAATGGACATGATTCAGAAGCATTGGAAACTTTTAATCAAATGCAACTTGCAGGGGCTAAGCCTACTTGCTTGACATTTGCAACTGTTATCAAGTTATGTGCTAGCATTAGAAAATTGGGATTAGTAAGAATGCTGCATTGTAGGGTTCTAAAGAGTGGGTTTTTTGCTCACCAAAACGTCACAACTGCACTGATGGTTGCATTGAGCAAGTGCAAGGAGATGGATGATGCCTTTAGTATTTTTTCTTTGAACCAAGGAGTTCGAGATGTGGTATCATGGACTGCTATGGTTACTGGGTACTTGCAGAATGATCGAGTTGATCGGGCTATAGATTTGTTCTCTCGCATGAGGAAGGAAGGTGTTAAACCAAATCATTTCACGTATTCTGCCATCCTTACCGTGCAACATattgcttttgtttctcaaatacATGCAGAAGTTATCAAAACCAATTACGAGAATTCATCTTCAGTAGGTACTGCTCTTTTAGATGCTTTTGTTAAGATGGGAAGTACTAATGATGCTAGAAAAGTTTTTGATCGAATTGAAGCGAAGGACATAATAGCATGGTCAGCCATTTTAGTGGGGTATACACAAACAGGAgaaactgcagatgctgtcaaaaTCTTCCTCCAATTGACGAGGGAGGGGATTAAACCAAATGAGTATACCTTTTCTAGCATCATTAATGCCTGTGCTGCTCCAATGGCCTCAGTAGAACAAGGAAAACAATTCCACGCTTGTGCAATTAAAATGAGATTAAATAATGCTTTGTGTGTAAGTAGTGCTCTTGTTACCATGTATGCAAAGAGAGGCAATATTGAGAGTGCACATGAGGTTTTCAAAAGACAACAGGAGAGGGACTTGGTTTCATGGAACTCGATGATATCGGGATATGCGCAACATGGTCAGGCCAATAAAGCTTTAGAGGTATTCATCAAGATGCAAAAACAAAACATGGAAATGGATGTTGTAACATTTGTTGGCGTCATTTCCGCCTGCGCCCACGCCGGTCTAGTGGACAAGGGTGAAAAGTATTTCAACATAATGATTAATGATCACCACATTAGTCCAACAGTGGAGCACTATTCTTGCATGATTGATCTATATAGCCGTGCAGGGAGGTTGGAGAAAGCCATTGATATCATAAATGGAATGCCATTTACCCCAGGTGCAACCATTTGGCGTACTCTTTTGGCAGCTGCTAGAGTACACCGCAATATAGAGCTAGGAAAACTTGCAGCTGAAAATCTTGTTTCACTTCAGCCGCAACACTCAGCAGCTTATGTTCTGCTATCCAATATGTATGCTGAAGCAGGAAACTGGCGAGAAAAAGCTAATGTGAGGAGGCTAATGGACAGGAGAAAAGTGAAGAAAGAACCTGGTTATAGCTGGATTGAGGTGAAAAACAAAACCTATTCATTCTTGGCTGGTGACACATCACATCCTATGTCAGACAACATTTACGCTAAACTTTCAGAGTTGATTATCCGTTTGAGGGATGCAGGTTATCAGCCTGATACAAACTATGTGTTCCACGATATTGAAGATGAACAAAAAGAAACTGTTCTTTCTCACCATAGTGAAAGGTTGGCAATTGCCTTTGGGTTAATAGCTACAAATCCGGGAATTCCACTCCAGATTGTGAAGAACCTTAGGGTCTGTGTAGATTGTCACAACTTCATTAAGTTAGTATCACTCATTGAACAGAGATATATTGTTGTCAGGGACTCAAATCGGTTTCACCATTTCAAAGATGGTGTGTGCACATGTGGGGACTACTGgtgattttttagttattatgctCAATTATCTGTTTTGAAGATTCTTCTATAGATTCATCCTTTGTTTGCCAAAAATTTATGAAGCTTTCTAGGAAAGCCTAGTAAATAATTTCTCATGTGAAGAGTGTCATAGGAAGTGACGTATATAGTTAAGAAAGATTATAGATATTCAaaatgagaaaccaaaaccaacAGAAAACATATGATTCATGTAGCTTTAGAAAATAGTTCATTGATCTGCCAACAAAGCATGAGTTGCCACTCAAAATAACCATATGTCTATAACCAAATTAATTACATTGTATATCAATATAATTTCAAGTCAAGGTAAACTTCCACCATCAAAATTAACCTTCCTCTCCATACTCCTTGGTGAATCTTTCATAAACCTTAAGATCAGCTTTGCTTACTGTAGGTTTTTTCCTAGCAAGTATCTTCTCAAAATCTGTTCTAGTAACTGGGGTTGGAAGGAtctgcataatttttgaaaataataagcaATCAGTGCATAAAAGATCCTAGTCTAAGAACATTTTCATCAATATCTTAAGAATCTTGAATACCTTAGAAGAAAGTCCTTTTGAAGCAAGCTCCTGCATTGTAGTTTGCACAGCACCTTGTTGTTCTGGTTCACAAAGGGTCCACATCCCCTCAGGATTCTCATAGAAGAACATGGCATCTTGGGTTTTCCGAATAGGTTCCAATAAAACATCCTCCACCTGAAGCAGAGATCCAAAAACTTGAAATTCATCTAAGTTCACTGAAACTAGTTATGTTTTCATATAGAAGTTGAACTTACACAGATGGATATATCTGAACCAGAAAATCCCTCTGTCCTGCTCGCCaagtattcaaaatcactctCAGTCAAGTTATAAGGAGTATCTCCTAAATGCACCTGTTCAAGATATCAAGCAACCAAAATGCATAGTAAAAACCATTTGTTAGGTTTATGTAACTCAATGAAATCCATCTAACATTCATTCAATAATCTTGTTCATTGCTCTTGCCTTGAACATGTGTTGGCGAGCCTTCAAGTCTGGTAGCGGGATGTATATACGCTTATCAAACCGCCGTCTTATTGGCTGCAATTGCAATCTGATCAGTGATCAGATAAAACAACATTGTATTGACTCCATATGAGATCACAAAAACTTTGCTAGTTTTGTCTCACCTGGTCCAAAGCGAAGGGTGCATTTGTTGTTGCAATAACCAGAATTTTCTGATCAGTGTATCCTATATCCTGCAATTGTAAAATATGAAGTGGGTTTATCATCACTGAATTGTGGCCTATTAATATTCACACCATTGACTTGCTGTCGTGTATAATGAAATTAAGGTGTAAACGAACAAACTAATTACCATGAAACTATTACCTGCATCTGTACGATGAGTTCTGTTTTAGTTTTTGTTGAAGCTTCATTCTCATTGCCTTCTCCATAAAGGGTATCTATCTCATCAATAAAAATGAAAGCAGGAGCATTTTCTCTAGCCGTTTGGAAAAGGCTTGAAACCAACTTTGCACTTTCACTCTTCCACTTTGATACAAGGTTTGATGAAGAAACActgattataaaaaatttcaaaaggtTAAAAATGTTGGCAATATTAATACCTTAAGGGAAAAAAAACATGTCATTATGAAATTCAGTATATATATAGTTTCACTTATGAATATACATAGGCATTGTAAAGATTTTTCTCTGTAATATGGCAGATTCCTTACCAGGTAGATTTCTAAACCTAGTAAACTCTATTCTGCTCTCAAGAAAAAGATAgaatgaataattaaataaacttaCCTGAAAAATGTGAAGTTAACTTCTGTTGCAACGGCCTTAGCCAAATATGATTTCCCTGTACCAGATGGTCCATACAGCAAAAAAGttctctgttgttgttgtttacCTATAATAAGACACCATTACAAAGACATTTACCCCACTAAATATACATATTAGCATTTTGTGAATATGAAGCATACGTTGTTCATTAAAAATTTGCATGTAACATTATTATTGTTTTGCAGCTAAGCTAATTTTAACCGTTCAGCTCTTAAAATGTCACTTCAACCAGAAAACTCAtcatttgtgtgtgtgtgtgtgtgtgtagagGACTAATGGAAAAGTTGTGAAAGTCACAAATTGCTTAAGGATATGATcaaaataactttataaataCTATAGTAGATGCTATGTTATTTGGTGAGTTAGCTTTTGAGTTAATCTATAACTTGGTTACATAGTTAACCTCAAAATTAATATTATCTTGTAATGAAAAGCTAAACAAACCAGTAAAGAACTGAGGGAACTTCAAAGGCAAAATAACAGCCTCCTGAAAGGCCTGCTTAGCTCTCTCCAATCCTGCCACGTCACTCCACTTCACATTGGGATTTTCCCTTTTGATCGCTGAGTTCAGCCCAGTCTCACAACCACCGGGCTTTGCAACTGGCCGAAAGTAGGTATGACTGGGCTGTCCTTCATCGAGAACAGCCCGGATCTCCTCGGCCCGGCGCAAGTACACGGTGAACTTGTCCTGGACGGCTTCCCTCATCTTAAGGTTGGGCTCATACTTGAGGTAGGTCTTGAAGTACTCCAAGGCATTCATGTAAAGAGGGAACGCTTTTGCGTAGTTTCCGGCATTGTCTTCTTGCACTGCTTGCTTCACGTACTCTATTGCCTGATCCTTGAAAGAACCATAGCTatacatcttcttcttcttccggaGTTTGCCAAAACTGAATAATTTGGAAGGGACCACTCAATGAAGGTTCCGCCCCATGGAGTTGACCCTATTTTTTGCTTTGGACTATATAGGAATAAGATGCATGTTTgactttttatttatctattttctggagCTTATTTGTTTAGTGGTTTTTGATAAGAATGAAGACGTGATAGACTGATAGTAATATAAAAACACACGAATATGGCACCAACAAATAAACTAGGACAAGAAAAAAGTTAGGTAGTTGACTTGAAAGAATAAGACAAAAGGGTGGAACAACATTATTCCGTTGCTCTTTTCTTCTtacagaagaaaaacaaaaaaaggcagCAGCTAAAGAAGGAAGAGggacgaagaagaagaatataGATTAAAATTAAAGAGTAGAAAAAAGCTGAttcattttgtgttttttttttagacacttgattgaaaatttgattgaacAATCAGTTACTTGTTCTCTTAGCACACTactgtgtgtgtgtatatatatgtatgtatatactatatacaCATTCCTTTTTCTTCGTTTCTCTTGGTCTTCATGCAGTTATTGCTAAATGCATACCCAACAGAATAAGTTGAAGTTTTTTCGGGTATATATGTAACTCAAGGTCTTCTCCCTCAATATAACCaagataaataaaattgtttAAGTAGGTACATTTTGCACTTTGTTTACGTAActagataagagagagagagagagagagttgggaAATTAGATCACATAAATGAATCAGCAATCAAAGTTCTCAGAAACATTATGGTCACATCAAATGGTTAACAGTACTAATTTTCCAATGATTTATGATTTAATAGAAGCTTAGTGCAGCATATCCACTTAATTTTTCATCCATCTTGATAACCAAAATTGCACTACAGAACTATGGTCACTCAGTTTTGTGAACCCGCCATTATTGCAAGCTAACATACGCAACAAGCATacggatttttttctttttcttttgcagatTGTTTCAGATTCCGTTATACACAATTTAGGAGAGAATGAGCATCCACCTAggattgaaagaaagaaaaacaaaaaggtaTCGACATTTATAAATCCATCTTTCATAAGAGGGGACTACAATCCCCAAAAATAGCTATTTCACTTGATTCGACAGCCAAATAAATTACAAAGCATCACAATACACATTAAGGCGTTTCTTCGACGAGAAAGTGCACCTTCAAAATCAACCTTCCTCTCCGAACTCTTTGGTGAATCTTTCATGAACATCAAGGTCAGCTTTGCTAACTGTAGGTCTTTGCCTAGCAAGTACCTTCTCAAAATCCGTTCTAGTAATCGGCGGTGGAAGGATCTGCATAGGGCATTTTAGAAAAGTAAGAATCTACCCACATGAAGTAAGGATAAATATACGAACACAGtcggaaaaataaaaattcagcttCTCAAGAACCATTTATCCTTTTATTCCGGGCAAAATAAAATTTCCTACAaccatcatcattcatcaatatcttCATAACTTTGAATACCTTAGAAGCAAGTCCTTTTGAAGCAAGGTCCTGCATGGTGGTTTGTATTGCTCCCGGTTGCTTTGGTCCACAAGGGATCCACATACCATCGGGACTCTTATAGAAGTACATGGCATCTTGGGTTTTGCGAACAGGTTCAAATAAAACATCCTTTACCTGAAAAGGTCCAAAAACTTGTTACTTGAAATGCATCGAAGATTACAGAAACCGTTTATTTCATATCAATATCAAAGTCGAACTTACACAGACAGATATATCTGAACCAGAAAATCCATCAGTCCTGCTAGCCAAGTATTCAAAATCCTTTTCAGTCAAGTTGTTGGGAGTATCTCCCAGATGCACCTGTTTAATTCATCAAGCCAGAAAATGCATAGTGAAACCGATTGGTTTATATGGTTCAATAAAATCCATGTCATATGATAATCATGTGCATTGTTCTTGCCTTGAACATGTGTTGGCGAGCCTTTAAATCTGGTAGTGGAATATATATGCGCTTATCAAAACGACGCCTTATTgcctaaaattaaaaatcaagttAAGACAACATTGTATTGTCTCAATGATATCACATAATGACAGAAACATAATTTTGCCTTACCTGATCTAAAGCATAGGGTGTATTTGTCGCTGCAAGAACAAGAACTTTCTGATCATTGTGTCCTACACCCTACAATATAAAGTGGATAAACTGCATTTTTAATTGCAAAGAGAAAGAAATTCTAAGGCTCTGTTTAGATTTCGTCCCAGGAAGAAAATacggagaaaaaataaaaatatagacgGAATCTTGTTTTGAGACAAAATCATATAATTGTCTACATTCCCTAGGACAAATTAAGGTAAAATTTTGTTCACTCTAGAATCTAGGACAGGGAGgcagataaaaattatttttctttccaaaactattccctttgaattttcataatccAATTATACCCTTTACCTAATTTCAGAAATCACACCTCCCACAGTCCCATCATTCCTCATCACCAGAAACTGCAACTATGACTAGTGCCAATACCGCTGCCACAACCTTGTTTCTCCATCACCAAAATCAGATATGAATCTAATAATGATGCAGATCTGGATCTAAAACTACCACAGCTGCATCCACCTTTCTCTGCCACCATGGCTACACTGCCTCGGGACCCCTTGCCACCTCCTCCCTCAGTACTTTTCTCGATCTCACTTTCTGTCATCCTCCACCGCCCCTGGTTCGTTCTTCTCTTTCTTGATCTCTCTTTTTTGCCCTTTCTCAATCTTATTGTTCCTTAACGCAGGCTGTCCCTCCgctgcctcttcctccttctctccTCTGCATCtgcttctctctttctttctgtcTTTCTCGaccactctctctttctctctctctctgatcctcttttcttctttttttttttaaataaaaaaaggattTATTTCTGTTTTGGTTTTGGGTGCTGAGGAAGTTACTGGAGTTTGCTTACTTTGATTTGGATCGATGTTTTTTGTCTTGGTGAGAAGTGGTGGCAGGGTGGAAGGAACAACTTGAAGGTGAAAAGGGCAAAAATGTTATTTTGcaaattttatgttttatatttaatactGTCACCTAACAAGATAAAATAACAATTCTTTTTGTCTCCGTCACACCATCTGTATTTCTATCCCAAGACAATATCCAATCAGAGCCTAAATGTGGTAAACCATACCATAACGATTGATAAGTAATAACTATATTAATATGAAGAAGAAAATCATGTGTTAAAACAAAATTATTCCCTTTTCTGTTTTGTTACTAATGATAGTTCAGATGCTAATTTGTTATTCCACACTTGTGTGAATCGAAGAACAAAATATCAGCAAGCAGGATCAAGCATGAATTGGATCAGCCCCACAATAATATTCACCTACAATGGCCTAGTATGCTGAAACATGAAAATTCTGGCCTCCCCTAGTTCACTTGTTTTCCAATGCAAAAATTAGCATGCAATATGTATATCACGGAACTTGAGAAATGAATTGTGGTTTACTAGCACTTATCATTGTGCATAATGTAATTCAACTGACTCTGTTTATCAACACATCCCCACCATGAAACCATTACCTGCATTTGGACCAGAAGTTCTGTTTTAATTCGTCTAGAAGCTTCACTCTCATTGCCTTCTCCACGCTGACCACAAAGGGAATCTATTTCATCGATAAATATTATAGAAGGAGCACTTTCTCGGGCCATTTGGAAAAGGCTTGAAACCAACTTTTCACTTTCACCCATCCACTTTGAGACAAGGTCTGATGAAGAAATACTGGTGAAGAATTTAAGAATTTAGAAGTTAAAAATTCTTGCAAGAACATGTCTCCTTATGAAACAAGATTGATAACAAAAGTAACAAATCTTCTTTTAATAGGTATTAAATGTATCCCAATGGAACCAAAACTATTGTCAAGAAAAGGACGAGAAATCTTCTTGATGAATTAGAACTGAAAGGTAATTATGAACACAGCACCTTCTAAAAGATACACCACCTGGTATGAATTGTGTCATAACTGAAAttctatatttaaaattatttttaaagcaaaaggtacaagattttaatttttatttctcattTTTATCACATCAAAACTGAAAGTGAAACTGAATCCATAGAGGATAAAGGAAGTCGGTTATAATGATATTCAGTTTTTGATGATTGTACTGTAAGTTTTTAAgaaattattgtaaaaaaaaaatgcatatcTTATATGGTTACTGGAGGTACCCCCATACACAACTATGATGACAAAAATCCTATCTTATACTAGATGGCAGGAATTATGTATTTGCAATTCAGGCTTTTATAATGTCTACAAACTGCATGCTAAGCATAAATTGAGACTAACTAACATTTTCACTAATGAATATAAAGGCATTCTAATGATTTTCCCTGAATTTGGCAATTTCCAGAATTGGTAGATTTCTCGACACCATGAAATATACACTATATTCAAATCTTAAacaagagaatatatatatatttaacctGAAAAATGTGGAGTCAGCTTCTGTTGCAACAGCCTTGGCCAAATATGATTTACCTGTTCCAGGTGGTCCATACAACAAAAATGCTCGCCATGGTCGTCTTTTACCTGAAGGATACCATTAGTAACATTTAATAAAATTCCatagaaataaattaatatttaatgaacaTGAACCATCTCCTATTGCTTACAGAAGTCCAAATCACGTTTTCAATCAAAGCCAATTTGTGGTTGCATAGAAGAGTTAGTAAAAATCCGGTCGTCATAAATTTCAGAATAAGAATCCCTTTACACTTTCTTGATATATCAGATCAAAGATCGGAGAAGGAAAAATTGAAATGTAATCACAGCATCCTATACTTCCCCTTTTCCTCCTACTCAACCAAGCAGACCCTTATTTCAAAAGTATCTGATTTCCACACTAAGCTAAAAACTCGGCAGAAAGAAAACTTTTT
This region of Arachis hypogaea cultivar Tifrunner chromosome 8, arahy.Tifrunner.gnm2.J5K5, whole genome shotgun sequence genomic DNA includes:
- the LOC112706902 gene encoding pentatricopeptide repeat-containing protein At2g27610, producing the protein MAICRYVLIPNASTISCVLKVCTNSFHGSVGLLNHVSVGTSLDDMYMKNEVVSDVKRVFYEMGHQNVLSWTSLLAGYSQNCQMQCEGYWPNQYTISTMIAALANEGEISTGIQVHAMVIKHGFETVTHVCNSLINMYSKSRMFNDAKAIFDDLENKDSVSWNSIIGGHVTNGHDSEALETFNQMQLAGAKPTCLTFATVIKLCASIRKLGLVRMLHCRVLKSGFFAHQNVTTALMVALSKCKEMDDAFSIFSLNQGVRDVVSWTAMVTGYLQNDRVDRAIDLFSRMRKEGVKPNHFTYSAILTVQHIAFVSQIHAEVIKTNYENSSSVGTALLDAFVKMGSTNDARKVFDRIEAKDIIAWSAILVGYTQTGETADAVKIFLQLTREGIKPNEYTFSSIINACAAPMASVEQGKQFHACAIKMRLNNALCVSSALVTMYAKRGNIESAHEVFKRQQERDLVSWNSMISGYAQHGQANKALEVFIKMQKQNMEMDVVTFVGVISACAHAGLVDKGEKYFNIMINDHHISPTVEHYSCMIDLYSRAGRLEKAIDIINGMPFTPGATIWRTLLAAARVHRNIELGKLAAENLVSLQPQHSAAYVLLSNMYAEAGNWREKANVRRLMDRRKVKKEPGYSWIEVKNKTYSFLAGDTSHPMSDNIYAKLSELIIRLRDAGYQPDTNYVFHDIEDEQKETVLSHHSERLAIAFGLIATNPGIPLQIVKNLRVCVDCHNFIKLVSLIEQRYIVVRDSNRFHHFKDGVCTCGDYW
- the LOC112706904 gene encoding protein SUPPRESSOR OF K(+) TRANSPORT GROWTH DEFECT 1, with protein sequence MYSYGSFKDQAIEYVKQAVQEDNAGNYAKAFPLYMNALEYFKTYLKYEPNLKMREAVQDKFTVYLRRAEEIRAVLDEGQPSHTYFRPVAKPGGCETGLNSAIKRENPNVKWSDVAGLERAKQAFQEAVILPLKFPQFFTGKQQQQRTFLLYGPSGTGKSYLAKAVATEVNFTFFSVSSSNLVSKWKSESAKLVSSLFQTARENAPAFIFIDEIDTLYGEGNENEASTKTKTELIVQMQDIGYTDQKILVIATTNAPFALDQPIRRRFDKRIYIPLPDLKARQHMFKVHLGDTPYNLTESDFEYLASRTEGFSGSDISICVEDVLLEPIRKTQDAMFFYENPEGMWTLCEPEQQGAVQTTMQELASKGLSSKILPTPVTRTDFEKILARKKPTVSKADLKVYERFTKEYGEEG
- the LOC112706903 gene encoding protein SUPPRESSOR OF K(+) TRANSPORT GROWTH DEFECT 1, which encodes MYSNFKEQAIEYVKQAVQEDNAGNYAKAFPLYMNALEYFKTHLKYEKNPKIREAITQKFTEYLRRAEEIRAVLDDGGPGPGASNGDAAVAARPKTKPKGGEGGGGDGEDPEQAKLRAGLNSAIIREKPNVKWNDVAGLESAKQALQEAVILPVKFPQFFTGKRRPWRAFLLYGPPGTGKSYLAKAVATEADSTFFSISSSDLVSKWMGESEKLVSSLFQMARESAPSIIFIDEIDSLCGQRGEGNESEASRRIKTELLVQMQGVGHNDQKVLVLAATNTPYALDQAIRRRFDKRIYIPLPDLKARQHMFKVHLGDTPNNLTEKDFEYLASRTDGFSGSDISVCVKDVLFEPVRKTQDAMYFYKSPDGMWIPCGPKQPGAIQTTMQDLASKGLASKILPPPITRTDFEKVLARQRPTVSKADLDVHERFTKEFGEEG